Below is a window of Synechococcus sp. RSCCF101 DNA.
GCTGTGCCGAACTTTGAATCAGCCCTGGGAAACAGCAGGGCCAGCTCCTGTCTCGACTGCAATTTCAGCAGCCTCCTAGGGCCGTTCTTGGTGAGATGACCTCAGCGGTCTATTGTCTTTGTCTTCCGGCTCGCTGTCAGCACCTTGGCTTGCCTTGCTGACCAGCCAGACTTATCACCGGTACCAAGGTTGCGGCGACAAGTCCAGCCGCGAAGCCATTGTTGTAGAGATTGAGACCGGCGTGATTGAATCCCACGGTTCGAACCGCCGACGAATGAATGAACCCGGCCACCACGCCCCAGACCCATCCGAACTGGCCCGCGATGGGTGCCAGTGAGGTGCCGAACAGGCTGGCCAGCACCGTGGACGGATCGGTGAGGCTCCAGGGCTTGGCGATGGACCCCAGGGCAACGCCCAGAATGATGGGCGTGATGTTCAGCGGATGTTTGCCATAGGCAGCAAAGCCAACGACGGTGAACAGGCCGCCCAGGGTCGGCCCATTGAGGTCGGCATGAATCAGCAGGAGATACGCCAGGGCCACCAGACCGCTCAACCCCATGTTCACCAACGTGGGCCCGATTCCGTAGATCGCCACGAAGTCACTGGGGGCCCGTCCGGGTGACTGAACCAGCGACCGAAGCGAGCGGAGAGCACAAGAGTCGAGCAGGCAGCCTGTGAGCACCAATCCGCCCAGGAAAGGCAGAGAAAAGGCCAGCAGAAGAGCATTGTTTCCCGTGGTCCAGATCATCACGGGATCCGGAACAAAGCCGTAGGACTTGTAGAGCGCCACCACCAGCGTCCCGACGATGCCGGCGGTGAAGCCGAGGTTGTAGAGATTGAAGCCGTCGTGAGCACGGAACAACTGGGTTGCCGCGCTCGGCACCACAAAGCCCAGCAGAAGGCCTGTGATCAGGGAGAGGGGAATGCTGACAGCGAGCCCAATGCTGGTGCTGAACAGAATTTCGGTGACGATGGGAGCCAGCGCACAGCTGAACAGGGCCACGGGGAGCTGGCTGCCAAAGTCCGCACGCCTGATTCTGGCCGAGAGCCACACCCCAGCGATGATCGGCCAGATGTTGAGTAGATTCTTGCCAAACAGCCCGAATCCGATCAGCAGAAACAGACAGGCCATGGCTCCTCCTGACACGGCTGTTCGATACCGGTAGAACAGGCCGCAGGCCACCAATCCCAGCAGGCCGGCGTTCACTGATGCGGCACCGATTCCTCCGACGCCCATGTAATCGGTGATCAGAGAGTCCCGTGTGAGAAGGATGGCCACCAGGCCCTGCAGGATCTCGGGTATGGGATCCACCATCAGTCCGAAGACAATGAAGGCGATGGAGCACGCCACCACAACACGCAGCAGTGTGCGAGACGCTGCATCCGCTGCGTCTGGCTTGATGCTGAGGCGATCCTGTGCCACTGCTGATCCTCATGCCTGCCGATCCTATGGTCCGATGCTGATGTCAGTTCCTGTTCACCGTTCTCCTGTCTCCCCCCTACCCTGACGCCACGATCGAACCCCCACTGCCGTCATGGCTCTTCCCAGGGACTTGAGTCCCATCCTCGTGCGAGGCCTTGCCTTCCCTCTGGTGGCTCTGAACCTGTGGGTGTTCAGCTCGCTGTACCGAGCCTTTGAGGGGATCTTCACCGTTTTTGTTCTCGCCGGTGTCTTCGCCCTGATCCTGAATCTCCCTGTCAGGCTGCTGCAGCGGCGGCTGCGGTTGCGTCGCAGCATGGCGATCGGTGCTGTGGTGGCCTTCTTCCTTGTGGTTGTTCTGTTGGTCACCTTGTTGCTTGCCCCATTCCTCCTGGCCAGGTTGGTGGCCCTGAGTGCCGCTCTTCCAGACTGGATCGATGCAGCCTCACTGCGGCTGGATCAGTTCGACAGCAGTGTGGGTGCCCTTGGCCTGTCCTTGGATACGGATCTGATTCTTGACGAGAAAATCGCCACCATCAAGGGTCAGGTCTCGTCTCTGCTTCTCAGTATCCCATCGCGTGTTCTTGGATCCGTCGGCAGCTTTCTCAGTCTGTTCTTCCTGATTGTTCTGACGGTCTTCTTCCTGATTTACGGTGGCGAGCTTGTTCGCAACTGCCTTGTCTCATGGTTGCCTGAGGAACGCGGTGTTGCGGTTCTGCAGGTGCTACGCCGCAACTTCAACAGCTTCATCTTCAATCAGTTGATTCTCGCGGTCGTCCTGGCTGTTGCCCTCGCCGCATCTCTGTTCGTGGTCGGTGCTCCCTTCCCCGTCCTGGCCGGTACGGTGGTTGGGCTGATGGGCTTCATCCCTTTCGGTGCGATCGTTGGTGTTCTTGGCGTGAGCCTGCTGTTCATGCTCAAGAGCCTTCAGCTGGGCCTCACGGCCTTTGCGGTGCTGATCGTTGTGGACCAGCTGATTGAGAACATCCTGCCTCCACGTCTGCTGGGCAAGCTGACTGGCCTGAACCCGATTGTCATTCTGTTCTCGGTCATGGTCGGTGCCACCATCGCCAACTTCATCGGCATCATCACGGCGGTTCCCATCGCAGCAACGATCAAGGAGCTCCTTCTGGTTCCTCAACCGGTCAGGCCGCAGCTCGAGGAGGCGTCCTAGTTGGGGTCGCTGCGATGTCGGATCTGCCGATCTCAGGGGCTGAAGCTGAAGCGAAGGCCCGTTGAGAAGATGGCGTTCACATTGGGGTTGCTCTCCACCACCGTCTTGCTGCGGTAGCGCAGCACTGCGCGCGTATCCCAGGCCAGGCGCTGCGTGATCGGGATCCTGAGCGATGTGTCCAGCAACAGATAGGTGTCCGTGATGTCGCTGATGTCTGAGGCCACGCCCAGAAGTGGTGACAGCCTGGCGGCTCCCACGGGCACATCACGCCCCACCAGAAGCAGCGCCAGTGACGGCTTCACGTCGTTCTGCAGCTCCTCAAAGTTGATGGAGTCATAGTCGTAGCGCGGACCGACCCCGAGCTGCAGATCGATAAAGCTGGACGGATCATCGCCACGCCAGAGATTGCGCCCGATTCCCGCCACGGTCTGCGTGACCAGGGTCAGATCGTCATCATCGTCTTGCGCGGCAAAGGTGGAGGAGTTCAGCGCCGTGAGATTTCCTGCCATCAGGTGCCATCCTGGATTCAGATGGTACCGATAGATGAGGATCGATTCGGCGAATGGCTGTATTCGCTTCACGTCCCGATCACTGTCATACCCCCCTCCGTAGATCCCCGTCAGGTAGAGGTCCTGCCTTGGCCACTGCTTGTAGCCATCTAGGCTCACGGTCAGGGTGGCTGATGTGTCGATGAACGAGCTGCCGCTCAATCCCGCTCCAACCGCCAGGTCCAGCGGTTGCTCCGCGAAGGGAAAGGCCTCCGTGGTGTCCTGATGCAGCAACGCCTGGCTTGTGGCGAGCTGCTCTGAGCCGACCTCGCTCTCACCGATGGCCTGATTGGCCAGGCTCAGTTCCAGCAGCAGCTGGGCCTGCTCCTCCCGGCTGATGGCTCTGGCGCCGCTGGCGCTCTTCTCGACCTCTGATGCTGCAGCCTGCAGATCCTCTTGCGCCTGCCCATCGTTGCCAAGCCGGTGCTCGGCCCGTGCCAGCGCGATCCGTAGCCGCACGTTGGCTGCCAGATCATCCCCATTCTTCAGGCCCTGCCTCACCTGCTCCAGGGGGCCATCCAGGCTCAGGGAACACGATCGTTCGATGCAGGCATCAACCAACGCCAGGATCAGCCGGGTCCTTTCCTCCGAGGCCTCCATGCCCTGGATGATCTGAAGGCTCACCTGCAGATCAGCTTCCGCGGCGTGGGGCGCGCTGCTCGCCGGTCCAGGACCAAGACCGATCAGCACCGAGGCGGACAGGACGCTCAGCACAGCCCCCTGTCGAGCTCGTGGCCTGTCCTGGCGGTGATGCCTGGTCACGGCCCCGTGCCGAGCGAGAGGGCGCAGGTTACACAGCAGTAGCCCCACTCAAGCTCTGGCGCGCACCGGATCACCGCTGAGCCGGCATGCGTTGCCGGTCCGGTTTGGACAACCCAGACTCTGCCGGGATCCCTTCGGCTGATCCGCGTCTGAGCCGTCATCCCAAGACATTCGCTCCGAAGCCTGATGCCTCCTGCTGCGCAGTCGACGACCCTCCCCACGGCACACCGCCTCTACGGCTGGCTGATGCTGGCCTCTCTGCTCACACTGATCGCGTTTGCGCTGCCCCCGCCGCTCGATCGCATCGATAAGGTCGGCTTCACCGTTGTGGTTCTGCTCCAGATCCAGCTCCTCGGAGGGATGAGCCCGAGGCAGAGCCGCAACCGCAGCTTCCGGCTCCTGGGCTGGTTGTCGGCGGTGAGTCTGTGGCTCTGGCTGCTGACACCCGTGGATCTCAGAGGCTCCGGGATTCCCGTTCTGGTGATCTGGATTCTGTTTCAGGCGTATGCGTACTGGCGTCTGATCACCCGCCTCGGGCAGGAGCCAAAGGTCACCGCCTCGGTTCTCCTCGGTGCGATCTCGGGCTATGTGCTGCTCGGGCTCACGGCGAGCCTGCTGATGTGCGTGATCGAATCGATCAACCCCGGTAGTTTCAGCGGTTTGCCGGCATCGCCGCTTGCGGATCCCCGCCCTGAGGCCACCAGCCTCACAGTCACCCAGGTCAATTTCGTTCACCTGGCCTACTTCGCCTTCGTGACCATGACCACCCTTGGCTACGGAGACGTTCTGCCTGTCACACCCGTGGCGCAGATCGCCGTGATCCTGTTCAGCATCCTTGGCCCTGTGTACCTGGCCGTCATGCTGGGTCTGTTGATCGGTCGCTACCTCCAGCAGGAGAGCGATGCCGTGTCCTGATCTCCTCCATCGCGCTCGCGCTGCATGACCGCCTCACCCTTGCCCCCGATCTCCGGTCGTGAAGCCGACCTGCTGAGGCTGGTTCAGGCGCCCGGGCCATCCAGCCCGCCTCCGCCGAATCGGCGTCTGGGCGACATCCAATCGTGCTTCGCCTGCGCCCTGCACATGCATCAGCCCACCATTCCTGCCGGAGCGGAGGGTGAGCTGATCTCCCATCTGCAGTTCATGGTCGACCACCCGGATGAGGGTGACAATCACAACGCCGCCGCCTTCGCCGATTGCTATCGCCGCATGGCGGAGATCATCCCCGAGCTCATCGCCGCGGGACACCATCCGCGCATCATGCTCGATTACTCCGGCACCCTGCTCTGGGGGCTGGAGCAGATGGGGCGATCCGACATTCTCGATGCCCTCCGCAGCCTCACCTGCGACCCACAGTGTCAGGACCATGTGGAGTGGCTGGGCACGTTCTGGGGCCATGCGGTGGCACCCTCCACCCCCATCCCGGATCTCAGGCTTCAGATTCAGGCCTGGCAGCATCAGTTCGCCGCCCTGTTCGGTGATCAGGCGCTGCAGCGGGTGAGGGGCTTCTCGCTGCCGGAGATGCATCTGCCCAATCATCCCGACACGCTCCATGCTCTGGTTGGCGCCCTGAAGGACTGCGGCTATCGCTGGCTGATGGTTCAGGAGCACAGCGTGGAGACTCTTGATGGCTCCCCTCTGCCGCAGAGCCAGAAGTACTCCCCCAATCGGCTGCTGGCGCGCAGCTCCAGCGGTGCGGAGGCCTCCATCCTGGCCCTGATCAAGACCCAGGGCTCGGACACGAAACTCGTGGGCCAGATGCAGCCCTGTTATGAAGCGCTGGGACTGTCCCGGCAGCTGCTCGGCGACATCACGATCCCTGCCATCGTCTGCCAGATCGCCGATGGTGAGAACGGCGGCGTGATGATGAACGAATTCCCCGGTTCGTTCCAGCAGGCGTATCAGCGTCTGGCTTCCGAGCCGGGGGATGGCCCGGCAACCGTGGCGATCAACGGCAGCGAGTATCTGGCGCTCCTGGAGGCCGGGGGCATCGACCCTGCGGCCTACCCAGTGATCCAGGCCGTGCAGCAGCACACGCTCTGGTCGCGTGCCGGCGATCCGCCCAATCCGGAGTCGGTGGCTGCAGCGATCCGTGAGCTCAAGGCTGCGGGTGGCTCCTTCTCAATGGATGGCGCCTCCTGGACGAACAGCATCAGCTGGGTGAGCGGCTACGAGAACGTTCTCGAGCCGATGCAGGCGCTCAGCGCCCGCTTTCACGAGCTGTTTGACCCCTGGCTGGTCGAGGACCCTTCCCTCACCAGCACACCCCACTATCAGGACGCTCTGCTGCATCTGCTGCTGCTGCAGACCAGCTGCTTCCGCTACTGGGGCCAGGGCACCTGGACCGACCACGCCCGCGAGATCCATCGCCGCGGCCTGGCTGCGCTTGAGCGGGCGCAGCAGGTCCGGGAGCTGGTGCCAGCCTCCTGAGCCATCCGGGCGGGTGGCCCCGGCCTATGGCGGTGCGGTGGCGTGGAGTTCCAGCACGGTGGGTCCCACCCAGTAGCTGCCCGGCATGGATCGTGCAGCCTGCATCTCCTCCTCAGCCTGGCTGGCCTGCTCCGCGCTCCAGTGTCCCTGGCGGATGAGCTCCCTCCCGTAGATCCGCACGAACCGTTCCAGCCACCGCGCCCAGGGATCTCCGCCGCGGCCGAGCACGGGCAGCGGCCGGAGCTCGTCGATCCGGAAGCCGCGTTCCGCCAGGCGATCGGGCAGGCGCCGGTTCACATTCGGGTCGCCCCCCGAGGCCCGGAAACTGGCCATGGATGCCGCACCGAAGGCGGCGATCGCCTCGCCGTGGGGATGCAGAGCGAAGCTGGCCCAGTGCACGTATTCATGGGCCACGAACCGGCCCCCCGGGCGAAGACTCCTGCCGAGCAGATCGAGCAACGGCTCCAGACGCGGCAGAAACATCGCCACCCAGCGGCTCCAGGCCAGGTCAAATCCCGCCGGCACGGGCGCATCGATCGCCAGGTCGTGCTGACGGACCTCCAGCCAGGGCGCGTGTCGCGCCGCGACGGCCTGGGCTTCCTGCACGTAGGCGGCACTCTTCTCCAGGGCCAGCACATGGCCGGAGGGCCCCACCGCACGGGCCAGCTCGAGGCTGCAGTCGCCGGCGCCGGCTCCCAGATCGAGAACCCGGCAGCCCTCTTTCAGCCCTGCCCGGTGCCAGGCGGCCTGGGCGGATGGCAGCCACAGCTCGCTCTGTTGCCTGAGCCGCTCCCGCTCTTCCGCATGGGTGCCCAGGACGTAGGTGTCGTTGCCCATGGCTCAGAAGCGGGGCGACATCCTCGCGGCCAGCAGCAGCAGCCACCAGGGCGCCCGCAGGTCGGGGATCCAGCCTGTGCGTGTCGCCAGGGAGGGCAGTGCGAACGGCAGCACCGCCCGCAGTGAGCGCAGCGAGACCGGGCGCCGGCCTTCCGCGTCCACCACCCCATATCGGGCGGCCAGCTCGGCCACGATGCCCACCCTCCCGGTTCGCCGGAGCACGTTGGGGTCGGCCGCCAGGGCGGCGATCACCCGACCGGTGAGCAGCGGCGTTTCCCAGTTGGTCTGACTGGCCAGGGAGCGCAGCAGCGGGTCGCTCGAGTTGGCGTCACGGCTCTCCTCCGCCAGCTCGCGGATGTGCTCGGTGCCCACCACACCAGGCCAGAGGGAGAGGGAGGTCACCCCGCTGGGTTTGAGCTCGGCAGCCATCTCGGCCGCGAGGCGGTCGCAGGCCGCCTTGCCCACGCCATAGGCGACACCGAACAGGGGCAGCAGACCGCCCCATGAGGAGATGGTGCAGATCAGGCCGCTGCGCCGGGGCACCATCAGCCGCGCCGCCTGAACCGAGGCGATGTAGTGGCTGCGCAGACCGGCGTTGTTGCAGGCATCCCACGCGCCCGGATCGCTCTCCCAGAAGCTCTTGCCGATCGACTGCCGCAGCGCGCGCACACCGCCGTAGACGTTGTTGACCAGCACGTCCAGCCGGCCGTTGCTCTCCCGCTCGATCCGGGCGAACAGCGCCTCCACCTGGGCGTCATCGGCATGGTCCACCGCCACGGGAATGCAGCGCCCACCGGCGGCCTCCACCTCCTGGCAGGTCTCCGCGAGCGCGCCGCCCACGGCATCACTGCTGGCGCCGCTCTCCAGGCTGCGTGCCGTCACGAATACCGTGGCACCGGCCTCTGCCAGGCCCACCGCGATGCCTCGGCCGATGCCCCGGCTGGCTCCCGTCACCAGTGCCACCGTGCCGACCAACTCCCTGGGCATCGATGGCGTCCCGCACTTGTCTCAGTGTGGTGCCGGGACGGTCGGTGCGACTCAGTATTCGAGGCGAATCAGCTGATCGACGCGAAATGCCGGACCGCTCTCTTCCGGTGGGTCGAGCTCCTCATCCAGTTGGATGCCGGTCGCTTCGATGTCGTAGCCGGTGAGTTGAGGATCGCACCCCTGTGATCGGAGCAATCGGCGGTGATCCTCCATCATCGGCTCAATGGGGCTGGAGGCGGCTTCCAGTTCCGCGAGGAGTTCCTGTGTGGTGTCGCTGCAGGCCTGCGACTGGGCTCTGGACAGTCCCGCTGTCGAGACGACGGCCAGGAGAGCCACGACCATCACAACGCCGCATCGTCCCGGGCGCTGAACCATGGGCCATGTCTGCTGCGCGAGGTGATCCATGTCCTGAGCCGATGACTGTTGTGTGGATGTCGTCAGTGAAGGAATCGATGCTTGCCGATGTGGGCTTCCCACTCCACAATCCGCGCTGATTCGGCCAGCATCCCATCCTGTGAGCGGGGGCTGGAGCCAACAATGCGTTGCGCTTCCGCCAGGCTGCTGGCCTCAAGGATCCAGAGACCCGTTCCATCGTGAGGGGCGAACGGGCCGCAGGCCAGCAGTGTGCCCGCCTCCTCCTGTTGCTTGAACCAGGTGAGCTGGTTCTGGTCGTGCTCAGGATGGGCTCGTTTGTAGTCGTAATAGTCGGCTCTTGTTGCCACGATCACGGCATAGAGAGTCACGATGGCGTCCAGGAAGGCAGGAGGGGGGTGATCTTTGAATCCTATGCGCGATCGTCCAGATCAGCTGCAGATGCTCCCTTGGCGGCATGGCAGGATCGCCTTGGCTTCCCGAGCCTGGAGACGGCAGCACACCTGCTCTTATCCCCGGATGCTGATCACAACCTTGCCACGGGCGCGCTTGGTGGCGACGTAGTCAATGGCTTCGATCACGTCGTCCAACGCATAGGTTCGATCCAGCACTGGCTCGATCTGGTGCGTCACGACGCAATCGATCAGCTGTTGCAGGCGTGATGCGCTCTTCTCCAGCTCAACGATCAGCTCGACAGCATCATCCTTCTGGCTGACCAGCATCGCCCGGAGAAAGCCCCAGCCATCCGCGGCACTCGCTAGAACGAGTTTCCCGTTCTCCGACAGGAGCCGCTTCATCCGGCTCGGGCGATGCTGGCCGATCAGATCGAACACCAGGTCAAAGGTCTCGCTCAGCTCAGTGATGTCCTCGCGCTGATAGTCGATCACCCGGTCGGCTCCGAGAGCCCGCACGAGGTCGTGATTGCGGCCGCTGCAGACGGCCGTGACATGGGCACCCAGCGCTTTGGCCATGGGAATCGCGAAGGTTCCGATGCCGCCGGAGGCGCCGTTGATCATGACGCGATCACCATGCTGGATTGCCCTGTAGTCGTGGATGCCCTGGTAGGCGGTGAGGCCGGCGACGCCGAGCGCGCAGGCCTGCTGGTGCGTGAGTGAGGCCGGCTTGTGCACCAGGCACTCCGTGCTCACCAGTGCAAACTCCGCGAACGAGCCGACCAGGTCGGGCGCCATCAGCCCGCAGACCGCATCGCCAGCTGCAAAGCCGGGCACATCATCGGCCACAGCTTCCACCACGCCCGAGAAATCGGCACCCAGGCCGGTGTGTTTCGGCTTGAGCAACCCCAGCGACAATCGCACCAGGAAGGGCTCGGCCTTCATCAGGCGCCAGTCCAGAGGATTGACCGACGCCGCGTGAACCTGAACCAGCACCCGCCCCGGCTGCAGTTCCGGCTTGGCGACATCTCTGAGGGACAGGACCTCCGAATTGCCGTAGCGGTCGAAATACAGCGATCTCACTGAGGTCGTTTCCTGTGTGGTGAGGCTATCCCTGGTGACGCGTGCGGCCGTCGTGATCAGCACTCCCTGATCATTGATAGGGCTCAGGTTCCGGCCCTCTGCAGACCGTTGCCGTTCAGCTGCCACCGCATGACCCGGCCGGTTGCTGCTTTATGACGCTGATGCGCGATGCCGGGTTCGAACCAGCGACATCCTGCTTGTAAGGCAGGCGCTCTACCGCTGAGCTAATCGCGCGTCGGGTCATCCTCCCACCGGCGTGTGACGCTCTGCAATGGACTGCTGGTCTCAGGCTGAGATCCCATAGCGTGCGGCCTCAGTTCCGGGTTGGTTGTGCCTCAGGCGACAGAGCAGGGCGTGGTGCGCGCCCCTGTTGCTCCCTCTCATCAGGCCCCGGCGCGGCTGTCGGCAAGGCGCCTGAAGACCGGCGTCCAGGTGCTGGTGGCCGTGCTGCTGCTCGGGCTGGCCGCCACTCTGCTGCAGGCCTACGGAGTGGGCCCACTGCGGGCGCAGGTGGAGCAGATGGGCCTCTGGGCGCCGCTGCTGCTGGTGGCCCTGCGCATCACCAGCGTGGTGATCCCGGCGCTGCCCGGCACGGCCTATTCGATTCTGGCCGGGGCACTGTTCGGGTTCCGCCAGGGCCTGGTGCTGATCTGCCTGGCGGATCTGATCTCCTGCTCCCTCAGCTTTCACCTCTCACGCCGCTACGGGCGCGGGCTGGTGACCCGCCTGGTGGGGGCCCGCTTCATGGGCCGGGTGGACGGCCTCAGCCGCCAGCACCTGGAAGGAAACGTGGTGTTGATGACCGCGTTCCTGATGAGCGGATTCTTTGATTTCGTCTGCTATGGCGTGGGCCTGACCCGCACGGCCTGGCGCCGCTTCCTGCCGGCTCTGATCGTGAGCATCCTGCTCTCCAATCCACCGATCGTGGCCCTCGGCGCCGGGGTGCTCGATGGCGGCAAGCGCCTGCTGGGCTTCGCCCTGCTGGGCACCTTCGCCCTCGCCCTGCTGACCGGGTGGATCAGAGGCCGCCGGTCACCGCCCAGCGCAGCAGCAGCAGCACCTGGCCTCCCGGGCCCCGGCCGCTGATCAGCTCGCCGATCAGGGCCGCCGCGAAGCCGAGCATCGCCACCCGGCCGTTCAGGAGTTCCACCCCGGCCAGGGCCTGCACATTCCAGGGTCGCGGCGTCGTCATGCTGCGGCCGAACGGCTCCACCGGCTCATACACGAAGGACTCCTGGCTGGGCTCGCTCATCCGGCTGGGCGTTCACAAGGCCCGAATCCTGGCAGGGTTGCGGCGGGCCTGACGTCTCAGCGCGCCTCACGGACGAGCCAGCGCTCCTCGATCAGTAGTCCGCCCCCTGCATGGCCATGCTCTCGGCGAAGCGCACCACCTGGTTGCGGCCCGATTCCTTGGCACGGTACAGGGCCAGATCGGCGCTCTTGATCACTTTCCAGAAGGAGCTGGCGTCTTCAGGAAACAGGCTCACGCCCACGCTCACGGTCTTGCTGAAGCGCTCCTTGCCGGCCGTGAACACCTTCTTCTCGAAGGCCTCGCGGATCTTTTCGCCCACCATCATCGCGCCGTTCTCATCGGAGTTGTAGAGGAGCACGATGAACTCCTCGCCACCGAAGCGGATCGGGATGTCCGCTTCGCGGATGCACTCGTTCATGGTCTCGGTGAGGCCCCGGATCACCACATCGCCGATGTCGTGACCGTAGGTGTCGTTCACCATCTTGAAGAAATCGATGTCGAGCATCAGCACGCCCAGGCTGGTCTTGGCGCGCATCGCCTGGGGCAGGGCCTTGTCGATGTATTCCTCCAGGTATTTGCGGTTGTAGAGACCGGTGAGCGGATCGCGGCGCGACTGCTCGGTGAGCAGCGCGGTGAGCAGCTGGCTCTCGATCACCGGCTTGGCGGCATCGAGGTAGCTGAGGATCGTGGGCACCACCCGCCGGATCCGCGTGACTTCACCCGCCTCGGCCGGCCGGATGGCGATCAGCAGCCCCACCTCCTTGTTGATCGAAAACGGCACGCACACATAGGCCGCATCGCTGCTCTGGGTGCAGTTGTCGCAGACGTGGTTGAAGTCGTCGGAGTAGATCACCGTCTGCGTGCGGTAGGCCCGGCATTCGTTGATGTCGGCATCCACGGCCGCTGAATGCCACATGCCCGGGTCGCTGGCGTGGACCAGGGCACGCGTCTTGCGTTCGGAGCTGGTCTCGTAGATAGCGAAGTGCTGGATCGCCAGCTTGTCGTGAATCACGTAGGCGATGCGGTTGTAGACCTCGTGCTTGGAGCGGTCGAATTCGATCGTGCGTTTGAACTTGTAGATGTCCGCCAGCTCGCTGATGATCTCCTTCGAGCGGATCAGGGGATTCTTGTTGTAGAGGCTGCTGTCCTGTGTGAGCAGGGTGGTGATCTTCTCGTCGATATCAGTGATGGTGCCCTGCATCTTCGAGTAGAGCTCGTTCTGCCGTTTCGCCACCTCGCCGCCCTCGTCGGTGAGGGAGGTCTGGACCAGGCCGGAGAAATCACCGTCGCTGGCTTTCCCGATCGAGGTCTGGAGGGAGCTGAACAGCTCCAGGTAGGGATGGATAAAGTGATTGGTCACCAGGATCGCGATCGCCAGGAACAGCAGCGAGGCTCCCGCGATCGGCAGGATGGTGATGATGCCGGTGTTGCGGGCGTCGCTGATGTTGAACACCATCGAGAGGGCGCCCAGCACGTCGCCCTCACTGGCGGTGTGGCATTGCAGGCAGTTGGGCGTCCCGAAGGCCGAGGCCACGTAGGGAATGGTCACGCGCAGGCTGGCCTCCTGCGGGCTTTCATCCAGCACCTCCGCCCGTTCGCCGGTGTTGAGCACCTGCACGTCGACATCGTCGCGCGGCACTTCGTTGTACATGCTGGGGCCCATCTCATCGATCACGCTCTGGGAGCGCACCAGCCAGAGGTCGCGGATGTTCTGGGTCTGGCTGATCTGAACCAGATAGAACTGGATCTGATCCTCCGTCCAGCCGTTCACCATGTGTGAGGTGAGGGCATCGCGCACCAGCTCGGCGGTGAGGCTCGATTTCTGCTTGGCGCTCTCGATGCCGTAGCTGCGGAAGTTGAGCGCCACCACCGTGGTGATGATCAGCATCAGCACGGTCAGCGTGACCCCGATCGCCGTGAGGATCTTCCGCTTGGCGTTCATGGCGGCCACGGGCCCGGTTGCGGCTCCTGCTCAACTGTGGCCAGCGCCCGGGCCGCTGTCTGCCCCTGTCAGGGCCAGGCGAAAGACAACGCAATGCCCGGCCGCAGCCGGGCGGCGCGGTTCAGGAATGGACCCAGTCCACCCGGATCGACTTGCGGCTGTTGAGGTAGCGGTCGATCGCCATGGCGGCAATGCAGCCGTCGGAGGCGGCCACCACGGCCTGCTTGAAGGGGGTGTTGCGGATGTCGCCGATGGCCCAGACCCCGTCCACCGAGGTGGCCATGCAGTCGTCGACCTTCACGCCGCCGTCCTCGTTCACCTCCACCTGGCCGCCGACGAAGTCGGTGATCGGCTTGGAGCCGGCCATGTACACGAAGACCCCATCCACGGCCAGATGCG
It encodes the following:
- a CDS encoding SDR family NAD(P)-dependent oxidoreductase, whose amino-acid sequence is MPRELVGTVALVTGASRGIGRGIAVGLAEAGATVFVTARSLESGASSDAVGGALAETCQEVEAAGGRCIPVAVDHADDAQVEALFARIERESNGRLDVLVNNVYGGVRALRQSIGKSFWESDPGAWDACNNAGLRSHYIASVQAARLMVPRRSGLICTISSWGGLLPLFGVAYGVGKAACDRLAAEMAAELKPSGVTSLSLWPGVVGTEHIRELAEESRDANSSDPLLRSLASQTNWETPLLTGRVIAALAADPNVLRRTGRVGIVAELAARYGVVDAEGRRPVSLRSLRAVLPFALPSLATRTGWIPDLRAPWWLLLLAARMSPRF
- a CDS encoding YciI family protein produces the protein MTLYAVIVATRADYYDYKRAHPEHDQNQLTWFKQQEEAGTLLACGPFAPHDGTGLWILEASSLAEAQRIVGSSPRSQDGMLAESARIVEWEAHIGKHRFLH
- a CDS encoding NAD(P)-dependent alcohol dehydrogenase; this encodes MLITTAARVTRDSLTTQETTSVRSLYFDRYGNSEVLSLRDVAKPELQPGRVLVQVHAASVNPLDWRLMKAEPFLVRLSLGLLKPKHTGLGADFSGVVEAVADDVPGFAAGDAVCGLMAPDLVGSFAEFALVSTECLVHKPASLTHQQACALGVAGLTAYQGIHDYRAIQHGDRVMINGASGGIGTFAIPMAKALGAHVTAVCSGRNHDLVRALGADRVIDYQREDITELSETFDLVFDLIGQHRPSRMKRLLSENGKLVLASAADGWGFLRAMLVSQKDDAVELIVELEKSASRLQQLIDCVVTHQIEPVLDRTYALDDVIEAIDYVATKRARGKVVISIRG
- a CDS encoding TVP38/TMEM64 family protein; translation: MVRAPVAPSHQAPARLSARRLKTGVQVLVAVLLLGLAATLLQAYGVGPLRAQVEQMGLWAPLLLVALRITSVVIPALPGTAYSILAGALFGFRQGLVLICLADLISCSLSFHLSRRYGRGLVTRLVGARFMGRVDGLSRQHLEGNVVLMTAFLMSGFFDFVCYGVGLTRTAWRRFLPALIVSILLSNPPIVALGAGVLDGGKRLLGFALLGTFALALLTGWIRGRRSPPSAAAAAPGLPGPGR
- a CDS encoding chlorophyll a/b-binding protein; this encodes MSEPSQESFVYEPVEPFGRSMTTPRPWNVQALAGVELLNGRVAMLGFAAALIGELISGRGPGGQVLLLLRWAVTGGL
- a CDS encoding GGDEF domain-containing protein; its protein translation is MNAKRKILTAIGVTLTVLMLIITTVVALNFRSYGIESAKQKSSLTAELVRDALTSHMVNGWTEDQIQFYLVQISQTQNIRDLWLVRSQSVIDEMGPSMYNEVPRDDVDVQVLNTGERAEVLDESPQEASLRVTIPYVASAFGTPNCLQCHTASEGDVLGALSMVFNISDARNTGIITILPIAGASLLFLAIAILVTNHFIHPYLELFSSLQTSIGKASDGDFSGLVQTSLTDEGGEVAKRQNELYSKMQGTITDIDEKITTLLTQDSSLYNKNPLIRSKEIISELADIYKFKRTIEFDRSKHEVYNRIAYVIHDKLAIQHFAIYETSSERKTRALVHASDPGMWHSAAVDADINECRAYRTQTVIYSDDFNHVCDNCTQSSDAAYVCVPFSINKEVGLLIAIRPAEAGEVTRIRRVVPTILSYLDAAKPVIESQLLTALLTEQSRRDPLTGLYNRKYLEEYIDKALPQAMRAKTSLGVLMLDIDFFKMVNDTYGHDIGDVVIRGLTETMNECIREADIPIRFGGEEFIVLLYNSDENGAMMVGEKIREAFEKKVFTAGKERFSKTVSVGVSLFPEDASSFWKVIKSADLALYRAKESGRNQVVRFAESMAMQGADY